Proteins from one Thioflavicoccus mobilis 8321 genomic window:
- the glmU gene encoding bifunctional UDP-N-acetylglucosamine diphosphorylase/glucosamine-1-phosphate N-acetyltransferase GlmU: MRLGVAVLAAGQGTRMCSARPKVLHSLAGRPLLGHCLDAAQVIGAARICVVHGHGGEQVRAALAGYDCAWAEQAEQLGTGHAVMQALPALTDCDRILVLYGDVPLIDPRTLGRLVSAAADTELGLLTNRLDDPSGYGRIVRDADGRVQRIVEQRDADESERAIDEVNTGILIAERALLVDWLGRIDTANAQGEYYLTDVIGLAAADGVTVATASPSRSEEVAGVNDRVQLAVLERIYQRRLAEDLMRGGVTLADPARLDVRGRLQAGQDVFIDVNVVIEGDVELAEGVTIGPNCLLRDCAIGAGTEVLANCVIEGARVGAGARVGPFARLRPGAELADATHVGNFVEIKKATLGVGSKVNHLTYIGDAEVGRDVNVGAGTITCNYDGANKHLTRIGDGVFIGSNTALVAPVEVGAGATIGAGSVITMNAPPEQLTLARASQKTMAYWVRPRKQPKD; this comes from the coding sequence ATGAGACTTGGTGTGGCGGTGCTGGCGGCGGGGCAGGGGACGCGGATGTGTTCGGCCCGGCCGAAGGTCCTCCATTCCCTGGCCGGTCGGCCGCTGCTCGGTCACTGTCTCGACGCCGCGCAGGTGATCGGTGCCGCGCGGATCTGCGTCGTCCACGGCCACGGTGGCGAGCAGGTCCGCGCCGCGCTCGCCGGCTACGACTGCGCCTGGGCCGAGCAGGCCGAGCAGCTCGGCACCGGCCACGCGGTCATGCAAGCCTTGCCGGCGCTCACCGACTGCGATCGCATCCTGGTGCTCTACGGGGATGTGCCGTTGATCGACCCGCGGACCTTGGGACGGCTGGTCTCAGCCGCCGCCGATACCGAGCTAGGGCTCCTGACGAACCGTCTCGACGACCCGAGCGGCTACGGCCGCATCGTGCGAGACGCTGACGGGCGCGTGCAGCGGATCGTCGAGCAAAGGGATGCCGATGAGTCCGAGCGGGCTATCGACGAGGTCAACACCGGTATCCTGATCGCCGAGCGAGCCCTGCTGGTCGACTGGCTGGGGCGGATCGATACGGCCAACGCCCAGGGCGAGTATTATCTGACCGACGTCATCGGTCTCGCCGCCGCCGATGGCGTGACGGTGGCGACCGCGAGTCCCTCGCGCTCGGAAGAGGTCGCCGGCGTCAACGACCGTGTCCAGCTCGCGGTGCTGGAGCGCATCTACCAGCGCCGCCTCGCCGAGGACCTGATGCGCGGTGGCGTCACGCTGGCCGATCCGGCGCGTCTCGACGTCCGCGGCCGGCTCCAGGCCGGACAGGACGTCTTCATCGACGTGAATGTCGTCATCGAGGGCGACGTCGAACTGGCCGAGGGGGTGACGATCGGCCCCAACTGCCTGCTGCGCGACTGCGCGATCGGCGCCGGCACCGAGGTGTTGGCCAATTGCGTGATCGAGGGCGCGCGGGTCGGCGCCGGGGCGCGGGTGGGGCCATTCGCGCGGTTGCGGCCGGGCGCCGAACTCGCGGATGCGACGCACGTCGGCAATTTCGTCGAGATCAAGAAGGCGACCCTCGGCGTCGGCAGCAAGGTCAACCACCTGACCTACATCGGCGATGCCGAGGTCGGTCGTGACGTCAATGTCGGTGCCGGGACCATCACCTGCAACTACGACGGCGCCAACAAGCACCTGACGCGGATCGGCGACGGGGTCTTCATCGGTTCGAACACGGCCCTGGTCGCGCCGGTCGAGGTCGGTGCGGGGGCGACGATCGGCGCCGGCTCGGTCATCACGATGAACGCCCCGCCCGAGCAGCTGACACTCGCCCGGGCATCCCAGAAGACGATGGCGTATTGGGTGCGCCCGCGCAAACAGCCGAAGGACTGA
- a CDS encoding anthranilate synthase component II, producing MLLMIDNYDSFTYNLVQYLGELGADVRVYRNDQLSLAEAVALDPERIMVSPGPCTPTEAGISVALIQACAGATRRIPLLGVCLGHQSIGQAFGGQIVKAREVMHGKTSPIFHADAGVFTGLANPFSATRYHSLVIDPATLPACLEVTAWTQHEDGSVDEIMGVRHRELPIQGVQFHPESILTQHGHDLLRNFLEDR from the coding sequence ATGTTGTTGATGATCGATAATTACGACTCCTTCACCTACAACCTGGTCCAGTATCTGGGGGAGCTCGGCGCCGACGTGCGGGTCTACCGCAACGACCAGCTCTCGCTGGCGGAGGCCGTCGCGCTCGACCCGGAGCGGATCATGGTCTCGCCCGGGCCCTGCACGCCGACGGAGGCCGGTATCTCGGTGGCATTGATCCAGGCCTGCGCCGGCGCGACCCGGCGGATCCCGTTGCTCGGCGTCTGCCTCGGGCACCAGTCGATCGGCCAGGCCTTCGGCGGTCAGATCGTCAAGGCGCGCGAGGTCATGCATGGCAAGACCTCGCCGATCTTCCACGCCGACGCGGGCGTCTTCACCGGCCTCGCCAATCCGTTCTCGGCGACGCGTTACCACTCCCTGGTCATCGATCCGGCGACGCTACCGGCCTGTCTCGAGGTCACCGCCTGGACCCAGCACGAGGACGGATCGGTCGATGAAATCATGGGGGTGCGCCACCGAGAGCTGCCGATCCAGGGGGTTCAGTTCCATCCAGAATCCATCCTCACGCAGCACGGCCACGATCTGCTGCGCAACTTCCTCGAAGATCGCTAG
- the trpD gene encoding anthranilate phosphoribosyltransferase, which translates to MDIKQAIARCLERRDLTGEEMTSVMQAIMTGGATPAQIAGFLIALRMKGETVPEIAAAAEVMRSLATGVDLAGLDHTVDIVGTGGDAAGLFNVSTASMFVAAAAGCRVAKHGNRSVSSRSGSADVLEALGVRLDLGPAQVARCVHEVGVGFMFAPAHHGAMKNAIGPRRELGVRTIFNVLGPLTNPARVSNQLLGVFSADLVEPLALVLQRLGSHHVLVVHGRDGLDEISIAEATDVAELKDGQVVRLVVRPEDFGLPRAPLDTLRVNGPEESREILLGVLEGRPGPALDMVTLNAGAAIYAAGRAETLAAGVARAAEVAASGAARERLARLAAFTQACD; encoded by the coding sequence ATGGACATCAAGCAGGCCATCGCTCGCTGCCTCGAGAGGCGCGACCTGACCGGCGAGGAGATGACGAGCGTGATGCAGGCGATCATGACCGGCGGGGCCACGCCGGCGCAGATCGCCGGCTTCCTCATCGCGCTGCGCATGAAGGGCGAGACGGTGCCCGAGATCGCCGCCGCCGCCGAGGTCATGCGCAGCCTGGCCACCGGTGTGGATCTTGCCGGGCTGGATCATACCGTCGACATCGTCGGCACCGGCGGTGATGCGGCCGGGCTCTTCAACGTCTCGACGGCGAGCATGTTCGTCGCCGCGGCGGCCGGCTGCCGTGTGGCCAAGCACGGCAATCGCTCGGTGTCGAGTCGTTCGGGCAGCGCCGACGTGTTGGAGGCGCTCGGGGTCCGGCTCGATCTCGGTCCGGCTCAGGTTGCACGTTGCGTGCACGAGGTCGGGGTCGGCTTCATGTTCGCACCGGCCCATCACGGGGCGATGAAAAACGCGATCGGGCCGCGCCGCGAGCTCGGTGTGCGCACCATCTTCAATGTCCTCGGGCCCCTGACCAACCCCGCCCGCGTGTCGAATCAGCTCCTCGGGGTCTTCAGCGCGGACCTCGTCGAGCCGCTGGCGCTGGTGCTGCAACGGCTCGGCTCGCACCACGTGCTGGTCGTCCATGGGCGCGACGGGCTCGACGAGATCAGCATCGCCGAGGCGACTGATGTCGCCGAGCTGAAGGACGGGCAGGTCGTGCGCCTTGTGGTCCGCCCCGAGGATTTCGGCCTGCCTCGTGCGCCGTTGGATACACTCCGAGTGAACGGTCCAGAGGAGAGCCGCGAGATCTTGCTCGGCGTCCTCGAGGGTCGGCCTGGCCCGGCGCTTGACATGGTCACGCTCAATGCCGGCGCCGCGATCTACGCCGCCGGTCGTGCCGAGACCCTGGCAGCGGGCGTCGCCCGAGCCGCGGAGGTCGCTGCCAGCGGCGCGGCACGTGAGCGACTCGCGCGCCTGGCCGCTTTCACTCAGGCCTGCGACTGA
- the trpC gene encoding indole-3-glycerol phosphate synthase TrpC — translation MSSAPDILKKIVARKREEVAERAARRSLAELASAAAGAARPRGFADALAAKIAESQPGVIAEIKRASPSKGLLREDFRPAAIAGSYARDGAACLSVLTDRDFFQGSEAALEEARGACALPVIRKDFIVDPYQVYEARAIGADCILLIAACLDDAELRDLNALAAELGLDVLVEVHDGAELERALQVPGRLIGVNNRDLRTFSVALETTLELLPRIPSERLLVTESGIHSRADVERMRAAGVNAFLVGEAFMRAPDPGEALRALFFAH, via the coding sequence ATGTCATCTGCGCCCGATATCCTTAAGAAAATTGTCGCCCGTAAGCGCGAAGAGGTCGCCGAGCGTGCCGCGCGTCGGTCGTTGGCAGAGCTGGCGAGTGCGGCGGCCGGCGCCGCGCGGCCGCGCGGCTTTGCTGACGCCCTCGCGGCTAAGATCGCCGAAAGCCAACCGGGGGTGATCGCCGAGATCAAGCGGGCCAGCCCGAGCAAGGGCTTGTTGCGCGAGGACTTTCGCCCGGCGGCGATCGCCGGGAGCTATGCACGGGATGGGGCAGCTTGTCTGTCGGTGCTGACCGACCGCGACTTCTTCCAGGGTAGCGAGGCGGCCCTCGAGGAGGCCCGCGGCGCCTGTGCGTTGCCGGTGATCCGCAAGGACTTCATCGTCGACCCCTATCAGGTCTACGAGGCGCGCGCGATCGGTGCGGACTGCATTCTGCTGATCGCGGCCTGCCTCGACGATGCCGAGCTTCGCGACCTCAACGCCTTGGCCGCCGAACTCGGGCTCGACGTCCTGGTCGAGGTCCATGACGGGGCCGAGCTCGAGCGGGCGCTACAGGTGCCCGGCCGGCTCATCGGCGTCAACAATCGCGATCTGCGCACCTTCTCGGTGGCCTTGGAGACGACGCTCGAGCTGTTGCCGCGGATTCCGTCCGAACGCCTGCTGGTCACAGAGAGCGGCATCCACAGCCGCGCCGACGTGGAGCGGATGCGGGCCGCCGGCGTCAATGCCTTCCTCGTCGGCGAGGCCTTCATGCGGGCGCCCGATCCGGGCGAGGCGCTGCGGGCGCTTTTCTTCGCGCATTGA
- the glmS gene encoding glutamine--fructose-6-phosphate transaminase (isomerizing) → MCGIVGAIAQRPVAAILLEGLRRLEYRGYDSAGIAVLDVDRHIERVRTLGKVARLREEVEAQPVPGTLGVAHTRWATHGEPATRNAHPHVCRDRCVLVHNGIIENYETLRREQAAAGHRFTSETDTEVVVHAVYDELAAGHGLTEAVRRASRRLEGAYALGVIDASDPDRLVAARQGSPLVIGVGFGEHFIASDVFALLPVTHRFIFLEEGDIAELTRDQVRIWDADGHPVMRPVKESTVSADAAERGEYRHYMLKEIYEQPRAITDTLEGRLSGTRALPEAFGNQAEAIFVGVRAVTIVACGTSYHAGLVARYWMEALAGLPCQVEVASEYRYRRHVVPEGSLFVTISQSGETADTLAALRQAKAAGYATTLAICNVPESSLVRESDLVLLTRAGPEIGVASTKAFTTQLTALLLLTVVLGRYHALDEAGEARVVTLLRSLPVKLEQVLALDETIARLAEQFVERHHTLFLGRGEQYPIAMEGALKLKEISYIHAEAYPAGELKHGPLALIDEDMPVVAVAPNNALLEKLKSNLEEVRARGGQLFVFADQQVAMEEDDGVTILRLPQTDDLIDPLIFTVPLQLLAYHVAVLKGTDVDQPRNLAKSVTVE, encoded by the coding sequence ATGTGCGGAATCGTCGGCGCCATCGCGCAACGCCCGGTCGCGGCCATCCTGCTGGAGGGCCTGCGCCGCCTGGAATACCGCGGCTACGATTCAGCCGGCATCGCCGTGCTCGACGTGGATCGACACATCGAGCGGGTACGCACCCTCGGCAAGGTCGCCCGCCTGCGCGAGGAGGTCGAAGCCCAGCCGGTGCCCGGTACGCTCGGCGTGGCCCATACGCGCTGGGCGACCCATGGCGAGCCCGCGACCCGTAACGCCCACCCCCACGTTTGCCGCGACCGCTGCGTCCTCGTGCACAACGGCATCATCGAGAACTATGAGACCCTGCGCCGCGAGCAGGCCGCGGCCGGCCACCGTTTCACGAGCGAGACGGACACCGAGGTCGTCGTCCATGCCGTCTACGACGAGCTCGCCGCCGGCCACGGGTTGACCGAGGCGGTGCGCCGCGCGAGTCGGCGCCTGGAGGGGGCGTACGCCCTTGGCGTCATCGATGCCTCGGACCCGGATCGACTGGTGGCGGCTCGTCAGGGCAGCCCGCTGGTCATCGGGGTCGGCTTCGGCGAGCACTTCATCGCCTCGGACGTCTTCGCGCTGCTGCCGGTCACCCACCGCTTCATCTTCCTTGAAGAGGGCGATATCGCCGAGCTGACCCGCGACCAGGTCCGTATCTGGGACGCCGACGGCCATCCGGTCATGCGTCCGGTCAAGGAGTCGACGGTGTCGGCCGACGCGGCCGAGCGGGGCGAATACCGCCACTACATGCTCAAGGAGATCTACGAGCAGCCGCGCGCGATCACCGACACGCTGGAGGGCCGCCTGAGCGGTACCCGGGCGCTGCCCGAGGCCTTCGGCAACCAGGCCGAGGCGATCTTCGTCGGCGTGCGTGCCGTGACCATCGTTGCCTGCGGCACCAGTTATCACGCCGGTCTCGTCGCCCGCTACTGGATGGAGGCCTTGGCCGGTCTGCCCTGTCAGGTCGAGGTCGCGAGCGAGTACCGTTATCGCCGCCACGTGGTGCCTGAGGGTTCGCTGTTCGTCACCATCTCCCAGTCGGGCGAGACGGCCGACACGCTGGCCGCGCTGCGCCAGGCCAAGGCCGCGGGCTATGCGACGACGTTGGCCATCTGCAACGTGCCCGAGAGCTCGCTCGTGCGCGAATCCGATCTGGTCCTGCTGACCCGAGCCGGTCCGGAGATCGGCGTCGCCTCGACCAAGGCCTTCACGACCCAGCTCACCGCACTCTTGCTGCTCACCGTCGTCCTCGGTCGCTACCACGCCCTCGACGAGGCCGGCGAGGCCCGCGTCGTCACACTGCTGCGCTCGCTGCCGGTCAAGCTCGAGCAGGTGCTGGCCCTCGACGAGACCATCGCGCGGCTCGCCGAGCAGTTCGTCGAACGCCACCACACCCTCTTCCTCGGGCGCGGCGAGCAGTACCCGATCGCGATGGAGGGGGCGCTGAAGCTCAAGGAGATCTCCTATATCCACGCCGAGGCCTATCCGGCGGGGGAGCTCAAGCACGGTCCGTTGGCGCTGATCGACGAAGACATGCCGGTGGTTGCGGTGGCGCCGAACAACGCCCTGCTCGAGAAGCTCAAGTCCAATCTCGAGGAGGTCCGTGCTCGCGGTGGCCAGCTGTTCGTGTTCGCCGACCAGCAGGTGGCGATGGAGGAGGACGATGGTGTGACCATCTTGCGCCTCCCGCAGACCGATGACCTGATCGATCCGTTGATCTTCACGGTCCCGTTGCAGCTCCTGGCTTATCACGTCGCGGTCCTCAAGGGCACCGACGTCGATCAGCCGCGCAATTTGGCCAAGTCCGTCACCGTCGAATAG